In the genome of Eulemur rufifrons isolate Redbay chromosome 27, OSU_ERuf_1, whole genome shotgun sequence, one region contains:
- the IL20 gene encoding interleukin-20 isoform X2 — MKGSGLAFSLLSAMFYLLWTPSAGLKTLRLGSCVITTNLQEIQSGFSEIRDRVQARDGNIDIRILRRMGSLQDTKPADRCCLLRHLLRLYLDRVFKNYQTSDHHTLRKISSLANSFLAIKKDLRLCLEPQAAVVKALGELDILLRWMEEIE; from the exons ATGAAAGGCTCGGGTCTTGCATTCAGCCTTCTCTCTGCTATGTTTTATCTCCTCTGGACTCCTTCTGCTGGGCTGAAGACACTTCGTTTGGGAAGCTGTGTGATCACTACAAACCTTCAGGAAATACAAAGTGGATTTTCTGAGATACGGGACAGAGTG CAAGCCAGAGATGGAAACATTGACATCAGGATTTTAAGGAGGATGGGGTCTCTGCAAGACACAAAG CCTGCGGATCGGTGCTGCCTCCTCCGTCATTTGCTGAGGCTCTATCTGGACAGGGTATTTAAAAACTACCAGACCTCCGACCATCATACCCTCCGGAAGATCAGCAGTCTTGCCAATTCCTTTCTTGCTATCAAGAAGGACCTCCGTCTCTGT CTCGAGCCTCAGGCAGCAGTGGTGAAGGCGTTGGGGGAACTGGACATTCTTCTGCGATGGATGGAGGAGATAGAATAG
- the IL19 gene encoding interleukin-19 encodes MKLQHVSLWLLGAVLILCLMHTRGLRRCLISTDVHHIEESFQEIKRAIQAKDTFQNVTILSTSETLQSIKPLDACCVTKNLLAFYVDRVFKDHQELNPQILRKISSIANSFLYMQKTLRRCQEQRRCHCRQEATNATRIVHDNYDQLEVRAAAVKSLGELDVFLAWIDKNHQETSAA; translated from the exons ATGAAGTTACAGCATGTTTCCCTCTGGCTCCTGGGCGCAGTGCTTATCTTGTGCTTGATGCACACCCGTGGTCTTAGGAGGTGTCTGATTTCCACGGACGTGCACCATATAGAAGAGAGTTTCCAAGAAATCAAAAGAGCCATC CAAGCTAAGGACACCTTCCAAAATGTCACTATCCTGTCCACATCGGAGACCCTGCAGAGCATTAAG CCCTTAGATGCATGCTGCGTGACCAAGAACCTCCTGGCATTCTATGTGGACAGGGTGTTCAAGGATCACCAGGAGCTGAACCCCCAAATCTTGCGGAAAATCAGCAGCATTGCCAACTCTTTCCTGTACATGCAGAAAACCCTGCGGCGCTGT CAGGAGCAGAGGCGGTGTCACTGCAGGCAGGAAGCCACCAATGCAACCAGAATTGTTCACGACAACTATGATCAG CTGGAGGTCCGCGCTGCCGCTGTGAAGTCCCTGGGAGAGCTCGACGTCTTTCTGGCCTGGATTGACAAGAATCATCAAGAAACTTCGGCTGCTTGA
- the IL20 gene encoding interleukin-20 isoform X1: MKGSGLAFSLLSAMFYLLWTPSAGLKTLRLGSCVITTNLQEIQSGFSEIRDRVQARDGNIDIRILRRMGSLQDTKPADRCCLLRHLLRLYLDRVFKNYQTSDHHTLRKISSLANSFLAIKKDLRLCHAHVTCHCGEEATKKYSHILSHFEELEPQAAVVKALGELDILLRWMEEIE, from the exons ATGAAAGGCTCGGGTCTTGCATTCAGCCTTCTCTCTGCTATGTTTTATCTCCTCTGGACTCCTTCTGCTGGGCTGAAGACACTTCGTTTGGGAAGCTGTGTGATCACTACAAACCTTCAGGAAATACAAAGTGGATTTTCTGAGATACGGGACAGAGTG CAAGCCAGAGATGGAAACATTGACATCAGGATTTTAAGGAGGATGGGGTCTCTGCAAGACACAAAG CCTGCGGATCGGTGCTGCCTCCTCCGTCATTTGCTGAGGCTCTATCTGGACAGGGTATTTAAAAACTACCAGACCTCCGACCATCATACCCTCCGGAAGATCAGCAGTCTTGCCAATTCCTTTCTTGCTATCAAGAAGGACCTCCGTCTCTGT CATGCCCACGTGACCTGCCATTGTGGGGAGGAAGCAACGAAAAAGTACAGCCATATTCTGAGTCACTTCGAAGAG CTCGAGCCTCAGGCAGCAGTGGTGAAGGCGTTGGGGGAACTGGACATTCTTCTGCGATGGATGGAGGAGATAGAATAG